A window from Verrucomicrobiaceae bacterium encodes these proteins:
- a CDS encoding DUF1501 domain-containing protein — MPRPSPKTVKPSPSSVWLWGGPCRIDTFDPKPEAGREFTGALDQTLRRMSVAFASVSGSPQARKCADKYSLIRSMIRRQ, encoded by the coding sequence GTGCCACGACCATCGCCAAAGACGGTAAAGCCAAGTCCGTCATCCGTCTGGCTGTGGGGTGGGCCTTGCCGTATCGACACCTTTGATCCGAAGCCAGAGGCCGGGCGTGAGTTTACGGGTGCACTGGACCAGACGTTGAGACGAATGTCAGTGGCATTCGCATCGGTCTCAGGCTCGCCGCAGGCTCGTAAGTGTGCGGATAAATACTCCCTCATTCGAAGCATGATACGCCGGCAATAA